A DNA window from Mytilus trossulus isolate FHL-02 unplaced genomic scaffold, PNRI_Mtr1.1.1.hap1 h1tg000024l__unscaffolded, whole genome shotgun sequence contains the following coding sequences:
- the LOC134699111 gene encoding BUD13 homolog — translation MAEISKAEYLKRYLSGPEENEKKKKRRKVVKSNSKHIRSTIIDDDVDLKSLLPENLENTLDEDIGEDDPTIVAIIDERPDTIQQLETYRHSDGRWKTLGTDDDFDPSLLKSMKDEDILKNTKSFFKNKRESEYNKKSVSRQSDLPRRKRHDSDSDNSLPRKHRHDSDSDQSLPRNQRHDSDSDQSLPRRGRHDSGSDSSPARKPKTSIRKSRFEPRKRLDSDESPPRRQRHDSGSDKSPPRRKRHESGSDQSPPRRKKNDSDSDQSPPRKKDKMSKTLSGKKAGLQSAKDMKMEAEKMKKKEDDAFKKISNDALGRNAVTVFRDRKTGKRRNMEDEAEKNAEQLEKERQMKEKYEKWGKGMKQQEQQQRNVEEHLHEASKPMARFKDDDDLDKHLKEITRADDPMLKFLKKKKPKDSKKKELPKYKGAPPPPNRFNMMPGYRWDGVDRSNGFEAKYFASISNKKAITEDAYKWSVEDM, via the exons ATGGCTGAAATTAGCAAAGCGGAGTATTTGAAACGTTATTTATCTGGTCCAGaggaaaatgaaaagaaaaagaaaaggagaaaagttgtaaaatcgaattcaaaacatataag atcaACAATTATTGATGATGATGTTGATTTAAAGTCACTACTCCCAGAGAACTTGGAGAATACACTAGATGAAGATATTGGAGAGGATGATCCAACCATTGTAGCTATCATTGATGAACGTCCAGATACTATACAACAGCTAGAGACTTACAGACATAGTGATGGTCGATGGAAAACACTTGGGACAG ATGACGATTTTGACCCATCATTGTTGAAGAGTATGAAAGAtgaagacattttaaaaaatacaaaatcatttttcaaGAATAAAAGGGAAAgtgaatataacaaaaaaagtgtTTCAAGACAATCTGATCTTCCCAGAAGAAAAAGACATGATTCAGATTCAGATAATTCATTACCAAGAAAACATAGACATGATTCAGATTCTGACCAATCATTGCCAAGGAATCAAAGACATGATTCAGATTCTGACCAATCATTACCAAGGAGAGGGAGGCATGATTCTGGTTCTGATTCATCACCAGCAAGAAAACCCAAAACCTCAATCCGTAAATCTCGTTTTGAACCAAGAAAAAGATTAGATTCAGATGAATCACCTCCAAGAAGACAAAGACATGATTCAGGATCTGACAAATCACCACCTAGGAGGAAAAGACATGAATCTGGTTCTGACCAATCACCAcccagaagaaaaaaaaatgattcagaTTCTGACCAATCACCaccaagaaaaaaagataagatgAGTAAAACATTATCTGGTAAAAAAGCTGGATTACAAAGTGCTAAAGATATGAAAATGGAGGcagaaaagatgaaaaagaaagaagatgatGCCTTTAAAAAG ATTAGCAATGATGCTTTAGGAAGAAATGCAGTGACAGTTTTCAGAGACAGAAAAACAGGAAAGAGAAGAAACATGGAGGATGAAGCAGAAAAAAATGCTGAACAACTTGAGAAagaaagacaaatgaaagaaaaatatgaaaaatgggGAAAAGG aatGAAACAACAAGAACAACAACAAAGAAATGTAGAAGAACATTTACATGAGGCGTCTAAACCTATGGCTAGATTTAAAGATGATGATGATTTAGATAAACACTTAAAGGAGATAACCAGGGCAGATGATCCTATGCTTAAATtcttaaagaaaaagaaaccaaaagaTTCAAAGAAAAAAG AGTTACCAAAGTACAAAGGAGCCCCACCACCTCCAAACAGATTTAATATGATGCCAGGCTATAGATGGGATGGTGTTGATAGATCTAATGGCTTTGAGGCTAAATACTTTGCCAGCATATCCAATAAGAAAGCTATAACAGAGGATGCTTATAAATGGAGTGTTGAGGATATGTAA